A stretch of DNA from Schistocerca americana isolate TAMUIC-IGC-003095 chromosome 3, iqSchAmer2.1, whole genome shotgun sequence:
GTATTTGTGTAAGTTTATATTAAGTTATGGTACTTTTCTATACCAATGAACATGAAATATAGAAAAAAGTAAATCATGATGTGACACAGTCATTCAATGAGTAAGACATGAATTACATTCAAAaccatgtaaaaatttattttaatattcagaACAGATTAATCATTAAGAAGTCAGTCGCAGGCGCTGCATTCTTCTGGacttcagtgccatcatcatcatcatcactatcatcatcattaaCACTATTGCGTCCAATGTGCACTGAACTTCTGTTCATTGAAGTGCTGCACATCGCAAATTGCATTCGTTGGCAGCATTGCGTAGAATTACAGAATGTTCCGGACTCTGCTGACGAGCTCTGAGGAAAACTGAGAGAACTAAGGGAACTATGAAAACTTTAAAAGGTACATTAAAATGAAGACAATCCGTGaacataccaaatgaatctacttttCATTTAGCACACCCAGTGTAGCTAAAATGTAAAGATCCATTTACGCTATAAATTGTTGCCAACAATAAAAAATCATGTTATAAAATTTTCTATGTCGGAATCTCATACATAACTGTGCGAGTCTGACAATGTCCTTGTACCTCATACTGCAGACCActttaacgaaatcgtcgaaatgaatggaattgatttgaaatttcgttaaagaagaataataaattttatcttttgccttTAAGTTAaatttctttcgtgcgaactttgttgtagaaccactctcttattttcgtgtggtaataaaaatttttactttcttaagaattacgtacatttaaagaaaaaataatatttacgtgaactcatatgaactggttaagaatattaggttaagAATTGAGTCCtctaaatcattcggccttggcatacactttccagatgcagtgggttttttgttaaatatttttactgaattttaccccggcactagccatagaacacaagattatctctatcagtagaaaatgttttaattattgccaagccgacatttatcactgatcaaacctacttcactatgcatttgagttattttaaagaaccaaactgtttaaatttcaatgttaactaacattaactatccgcctacgaatgcacaaacgtataattaattcaaattttatcagccacaggatcactgaaaaagaagaacaatttcttaattcactattgatttttatgcatctgttcccgatttacgggtttgataattttttaaatgtgccgcctctgctattgttggtcgcggcacagcccagcaacaccgctaaaaaatgctgaaaaattcttaaagaaattttatagatgacgtgggcaagctaatttacataaataattcacacttttgataaactctaatatatttagatcaaacaacaatacaactcacattaattcgtaacgcatcgtctaatggcggctaagtccagacagagacaaaagaagtctacacattcgtaaaaaactctttcacagtgtcctaccgcaatgacttctgaccagagaagaccaaagaatacataatgcattgtgcttaaatagtattgctgactattaacatttctttgcaaattgacgatattattctcttctgacaacattttttatctctgctatcgcaaatactgacacattttacaatcacataataaatacagaaaaattcctatcctaaatacagagaaatattacaacaaaaaatataaggagaataacaaatgtcttttacaccacattcagtaatatttttgttcaataattacgatatatacaacttgcccagagcggcgtatatggtacaaataaactcttgttctttaataacgtgagtttgccagggaacgttacattgccccctggcagcatttggcaaagagtttttacactttgacacaatggtgccagtaacgttctttacacttcTGTAATtttttacggaatggctcttttatttagtcccagggttatataagttcatggctcccccatttgggcgtaggcaaacaggaaacctgggcaaaactgtgccggggcccagccatcccagttggttcatggtcaatattgtctctttaacagttattcatttgaattaaattagcagttcgtcacaaacggttacacaattacacaatatcacagtctCATACAGTTCGACGgaagttttttgtgtgtgatactattattcttgtgatacactacaaggtcacttgtcctaggatatatcacttacggACATAcatagtaaatgttcaatgtttatcgaaatgaagtcattgacatgttattcagtttatgtgaacatttCAAAAAAAGTCAATAATGCCAAGGAACATAGAATAAAAAAGGTATGCCAGATTGGCTTAGTGCGCTGTCATTGGTCAGCGACTTGTTACGTCACCTGGCAGCCAGACGGCAGCAGTCTCCATTTGTAGAATATGAGTGATtgcaaaataactgttttcacgtctCTTCTCTTCTCATATAACGTAAAGTTTCGCGCTCACAGGGTTGAACACACTTCATGTTAATATTATATACAAGGTTTCCGAAAGAAACGCGTTAAATATTAGTAGCAATGATGATATATCGCCACGCAAAACTAGTGGCCGATGTTCGCATCCGCATTCATGCTCGTGTTTTAGGCATCTGACTATGGTAAATGTTTTACAGTTGGGTACTGCCGATTTTacacatgtttttgtaaataaaaagatagTAATCGTCGAACTTACCTTACAAAGCTGATGCAGAAGCTACGTCGAAGATGCTGAAGGCGACGCTGACCAGAGCCGATTCTTCCTTGCCGAATTCCGTTTCATTGCATCAATTTTGGCTCTTTTGTTTAAATGTCTAATCCGTATAAAAGTTCTTGTTCTGACATATAACTCAACTATTTTGCTATTAAGTTCGGGAAATTTCGCACTTATATGACCTGCTAAGGTTGCCATCACTctattacaatgagaaatatttgatccatgaaaagcagcaaatataatttctaactcacgtattttagcaaaccagtcagtagagggaGAAATGAGGCCCCCTTTTGAAATAATGGTAATCCAGTCTTACTTCAGACTTAGTTCTGTATCAACAACACACTGCCCTGCTGTATTTCCCAAATAACTGTCAACGTTTTTGCACTTGAATGCTATATATCCTGCTAGATATTTTAGAGCATCCTCATTCACGTCTTCACTGGTACACACTGAATCACTGAGCTCGAAATGTAAGAGCAAgttttcgtcatctgtagcgacgtCAAATGATTTATCAGTTACTCTTATACATAATTCACTCGAGAGAAAACGTACAAAATCTTCCTCAGTTTCATCAGCTGGTGTCGGGTAGTTTTCAGAAACAGAATTCTCATTTCTGTCCTCTGAAGTCGAAGCACCTGAAGACAAAggtatttcacttgcacttccagtcagtatcaataaacgaattctgtttttcacctcAAAAGGAGTGGGGTTGTTGTAGAAGACACCAAGGCCACGGATTCTGGAAAAGAAATTTTCCAGACAATCTTGATTAAGTCTGGCTGTCAATATATAAGTAGCTCCGGAATTTTTCATATCATTGTACAAtccaaaaagtgaatttattgataCAATGAATCCCTTCTGAAATGGGAGAAgactgtttctttttcctactcgcaTACTAGAGCACATTTCAAGAAATCTTTTTAGAGTGTTTTCCTGACTTCTGATATGAAACCCGTAACCACTTCTAAGGGGAGCTTTCTCATCTTGAGGGTATCTCGAATTCAGCACATCGAAAACATCGTTCACGAGCTCAATGAAGCTTCCTTCGCGATTTTTCTGCAGAACGTATCTCACAGCTTGGGCAGTGCGACGTGAAAATATCTGTGCAGCCCTTCGGACATTCTGACGATCACGTCCACTAACGTTGAGATGAACCTCCGATATGTGGTGATTGATCGAAAGGTCGCCTTTCTGATGTCGAAGAAGATCTTctataaccatttttgtaatcacagtaccatcaggcaaagtgattccgtcatcaagaaaatgatttcttaataACTTAAGCAAATGTGGAACATCAAAAATAACCCAAACTTTTCTGCTGTGATCAACAGGGTTTGAAAAGAATGTCTTGGATGTAGACACACCAAGTtgcttccacacattcatattttTTGGTCCCATGTCACACGTAACAGCTACAATACGGATTCCTGCTGTTTCAACTTCTTTTATGACATTCTGCAACAAATTGCTAGACATTGCAACATCAATGTCATAATACACTGGCTGCTTCCATTTTGAAAACAAGCTGCGAACCATGACAACTTGGACATTGTTGTGTGGTCCGAGTACTACATCGTCGGACGAATCATAAGTCACACGACCGTCAATGCTCATCTCGTCGAAGCTTAGGACACCAATCGCCtctaatgatgtgaacatttctgacctacttttaattaactccaaaactggtttcaaaatacctggtCGGCACTTGAACTGTTTCGTCCATATCTGGAGTGTTGACCTGCAGGGAAAAGGATAATTCTTCCTCCTCAGGTAGGCATATGCTTTAGGAGACAAAGCTCTCAATGTGAGAGCATTTGCAATATCCTCTGAGCACCACTTTACTTGCTTCCTCTTCTTTAACAGACAACGAATTTGTCCTGGTGTGAAACACTGAGAAAGTGTACTTCTCACATCCGAGCATACACATTTGTGCTTCTTAGTGTGAGACACATTAGGTTTTACAGATGTAGCTTGCTTTATAACTTCTTTCATGGACTTAATTCTTTGTTCCAGTCgaacatttttaatcttcaaaCTAACCAATTCTTTCTTCAGTGCTTGAATTTCCTGGTCTTTAAATGAAATTAGCGGATCAGTAAAAACGTCTGTGTTGCTGGATTTGTCCAGCTTACTTTTCTTGGGAGATAAAGTTTTCAACGTTGagagagctcttttttttttactgttctagtGTCACAGCGACGTTCTCTCTCTGTTAGAACACTACCGGTAACATTCGCGGTGCTGGGACCTGGAACTTCGAATACATTTCCGTGCCAGTTTGGTATTTTTAGAGACGGAACAGCATTATCCtgtagcagtttccgtgtaggtagacctaacaattcattctgcaagtctcgtttgtaatcgctttcacaaaaatgttcagaacaaactcttgcattattaacattaattttgtcctctcgtttacaacgagcaatccacttacgctgtagttcaacattttttggaaaacgatgataaattacgccttcagtcttacgtccactattactacattcagcaactgcacaataCGACGTATTTGTAGACATAATTCCAAGAACGAAGCTACAAGACTCACGGAACAATTCCTTTCCAACTGAACACTCGGCAGGACAAGAATTACACACAAACTAACGTGTAACACGAACTCGCATGCACGCCTTCGATAGAAACACTGAGAGACACCGTTGTAAACAAACTGCAGTAGCTGCCAGGTGACGTCACAGCTCGAGATTCATCATGGCGGAAAAAGGAGTGGGAGGTCGCATTTACACTCCCCTGAATAATGCTttatttggtgagcggtgcggagtgattgttgagcggcgctaggcgcggcgcgctgactccgtgtaggtcaccgcccccggcgttgacagctacggcgcgtaggggcgtggctgtctgtctggtctgctacgggctgctgcggccgctgcatagctgatgtagccggatgcgcgttggatatcagctcgcccgtgcgacgtcttcttgcagtgctccaggaaacatgcaacaagttcacaaacagtgtacaatccttataggcatttttcctgctgtgggaaagaacgcacacagttagtggcagttattactcagtaggccttcactagtctggtttgcacaatgtttcgttgtcacagtaacacgttttatgggcatacaatatttttcaccatgtcatgacttgtcattagtcacacgcaagttttcacctttggacaaaatgtatctctgtagtcaatgcgctttcctagcgtcccttgacacacaaagagttaaagtttgacactaacttgatccaccgtccgttatcggttcactgttcgtgtcgtgctagttccttgtccatttgcacacacggcaatgatacagttttttatcacttatacacaactactctgtgacgtattgctgcaggtttaacagtcactgtctgtctctgccgcacaatactgcacttttgtttaagttcctttatttttatttactatgtccgctgtgcaattttttttttttgtaatagcacattcgtaactctttaccaaggtgtgatatttgcgtacatggtaacaaatattcaaaatttggtattagtttgcccaaaagtcatctatattcgtgttcgagtagattttatttgtgcattccagccggattcaggcatattgttcaataactcctttgaactcatgtcacactttactatcaacgtcctacgtaactacagtgtagtatctgtaggcaaaaattgacttggactgtatctggctagctcttttttactgtttgaatctgcacatgcttcaattgaagcttctttgtgcgtaaccttGCACTACttaaatttgcaacaagtttgcctctcgtggtgccctcgggtcactactgggtgcattattttctctaataacattggttagataataaagttctcagggcctcatattactgatattattctgggttcgaatctgtcaatctgacagctacacatatatacatacatacacataatagaaaagattgtgccaagaaatatttcaaatttgggcacatagaaaattatgtagtacactaactaatcattactaaaatgttctttttgattgaactctgtcacagcttaacactacaaataattgcactaatcagattatctgtgcaaacatttagagtatgttctagataacacaaattaaaagagtacataacacaaatatccatacacatgagaaagtcaatcatattcttataactaaacacttctacactagtacattatctctaaagatcacacatcattaatgttcattatttacaaaagaatggtgtccacataggactattagtcttttactgtaggaatgcttttacatccttacgcggatacagtccccgtactctccctgagtggggatctgctaagagatagctacactcatgtggcacacttactactctaaaaggtccattgtacaccaattgccacttgctattctgtttcaaggatgccgaggacttaggatgattgcgtaagagtaccaagtccccaacactaaattttttgttattcgtcacatgtcgattatatttttctttccttttctgagcgcacctgataaggttgcaccctgcttttcttatcttgtgtgcttatatgcaatgtataacctgaacaatttatttaactctccaaatgttcgtaaaaaaactttttccttcttgggccaaggaatggagtatgaggctcgacagtaagttttgtgaggcttcacctcgatattgtactgatatcccttaacaattcctggtcgttctgaaaatacatctgcataattagataataactgtaccaaatcctgctgttgcatagagttaaaattttcggactgtgatactttgttcacaagtgcgtccacatttgcttttaattgatcaccttgtacgtcaggacaatagagattctgtcctagacaatgattgtctaaatgtagtatcgactgattcctacactttatgttaatagcattacaattaggtacaggtacctcttcagatctgagcatggacaattctattctcctaccagcattcatcaaacttaattttccccgagaaaggtcgattattgcgtccctttctctcaaaaaatctacccccaaaatgcaggctacttttaaaccctttactaccaggaatgagcacgctatggcttcttcccctaaatatatctctacccgcacttggagtttaattatttgtcgctgtgcactcatggctccagtgactttacaattattcacgggaaaagtcagcatacgcctttccttccccagtactttgaataagtccatactcataacactgacagtagcacctgtatctacgaccgcttgcacatcaatattgttaattttgatctctattatcgcttgtactttgtctttgtgctcctttacgcacgtggatggttcagttattaattcatctcccatctgtaccccgtcattatacctaaggatacagatgttgttcggtgttttgttctgtgtcgggctgctctcactccaaacctcagccgacgatggagagcgtatctcggctgcatctagtttgttgaattattgctagtggatgggcgtggctgctctgtgtcactgacctccactatgtgcacgttgtgttgcgtcggccgccacggttgcgcaattggcgcattttgtggtggcggtcggttattgtcatatctatcactgttttgccggtccggactgggcctctggttctgcggccaagttcggtttgcatcattataagtattagtattgctcggccccctggcatttttccatctattattgcttggtgggcctgtctcataccggtcatcgaacctccttttccggtcattattcaccggcggactattgccgttccggtctctacctctatttccgttttgtgcataatcttgtctcctattattacctccgccgtttccattacttggtggaggcgtgttatttctaccatttctataaccgtttccgttacttctagcctgttcagtagCTGCCTTAATGTCCTCCTggatcaggtcaattgagtccagaacagacaagaaatgttccatatcattttcgggcacgtgtataagtttttcctttacatgtatcggcaagtgtgatttcaaaagcctgatcaaatcccgggatgaaatctgttcgtcccagtaacgggtcttattaatgtacttctcaaaatattttcgcaaattgcctagtcgtggagaatacggttctggattatatacctccttccgtaatctctcctgaatacatgttgaccaatatttggccaagaatgctttttcaaattgctcatatgtatcgcaactatcagctgcttcggttgcccataatgcagcatctccttgtatgtaagacataacgaactgtattttctgggtatgactccaaacgctaggcaaaatgtttctaaatcccttgataaacactacagggtgaacagatttcttctccgttgtaaagatctgaaactgtcggttcctaatcatgctttcttcaatcactactttggaatgacgtttatttgtttcgcttacattggttgcctgttctgtctcgcagtcgcaattttttactgcagtatttatatgcctatcattgttggacctggctggcgtgacatacgcctgtgcctcgtcatgccgcaagctaagctccatttcggcaagacgacggtccacactccgctgccacagcggaatgtccttGTGCATTATCTTTTTTAGATCCTGGtcatccgcacttgagcccacatctctggcctcaattgcggcgtgcactttctgatctatttcttttatgacttcattttctactttgtgcacttgttcgatcactttgtcctcaattacttgagttgtgtcaatttccaattgctcgactctgttagtcaggacactaatttcctctacgatattggcgttagccacttgaatactgtctactctttcgcttaattcatgcactgttttgggtatggtttcatatttttgtttcaaactaacaagctcactttgcataacttctaaagtttgcatcaactgcaagtccctctcatgcaggcgtcggtcacgctctgcttgtttagcatcacgttctttatcacgctctgctt
This window harbors:
- the LOC124606543 gene encoding uncharacterized protein LOC124606543; the protein is MSTNTSYCAVAECSNSGRKTEGVIYHRFPKNVELQRKWIARCKREDKINVNNARVCSEHFCESDYKRDLQNELIRGLGVFYNNPTPFEVKNRIRLLILTGSASEIPLSSGASTSEDRNENSVSENYPTPADETEEDFVRFLSSELCIRVTDKSFDVATDDENLLLHFELSDSVCTSEDVNEDALKYLAGYIAFKCKNVDSYLGNTAGQCVVDTELSLK